A genome region from Meleagris gallopavo isolate NT-WF06-2002-E0010 breed Aviagen turkey brand Nicholas breeding stock chromosome 9, Turkey_5.1, whole genome shotgun sequence includes the following:
- the LOC100542853 gene encoding transcription factor SOX-3-like yields MPPGEVCASLSAARGNLHCTSGSGTGKLPPPAAAARTSSFFYYFELPFPELFPPVCHPAGAGSDQDRVKRPMNAFMVWSRGQRRKMAQENPKMHNSEISKRLGADWKLLSDAEKRPFIDEAKRLRAVHMKEYPDYKYRPRRKTKTLLKKDKYSLPGNLLAPGGGNAVSSPVGVGQRIDTYAHMNGWTNGAYSLMQDQLGYGQHPGMNSPQLQQMHRYDMPGLQYSPMMSTAQTYMNAASTYSMSPAAYGQQPSTAMSLGSMSSVVKSEPSSPPPAITSHSQRACLGDLRDMISMYLPPGGDATDPSALQGSRLHSVHQHYQSAGTAVNGTVPLTHI; encoded by the exons ATGCCCCCGGGAGAGGTGTGCGCATCGCTCAGCGCTGCCCGCGGGAACCTCCACTGCACCTCGGGGAGCGGCACGGGAAAGCTTCCTCCTCCTGCGGCCGCCGCCCGGAccagttctttcttttattattttgaactTCCTTTCCCCGAGCTGTTCCCGCCCGTCTGCCACCCTG CAGGGGCCGGGTCGGACCAGGACCGTGTGAAGCGCCCCATGAACGCCTTCATGGTGTGGTCGCGGGGCCAGAGGCGGAAGATGGCCCAGGAGAACCCCAAGATGCACAACTCGGAGATCAGCAAGCGCCTCGGGGCCGATTGGAAGCTGCTGAGCGATGCCGAGAAGCGGCCCTTCATCGACGAAGCCAAGAGGCTTCGGGCCGTGCACATGAAGGAGTACCCGGATTACAAATACCGGCCCCGGAGGAAGACCAAGACCTTGCTGAAGAAGGACAAATACTCGCTGCCGGGCAACCTGCTGGCCCCCGGAGGGGGCAACGCGGTGAGCAGCCCCGTCGGGGTGGGCCAGAGGATTGACACTTACGCCCATATGAACGGTTGGACCAACGGGGCTTACTCCCTGATGCAAGACCAGCTGGGCTACGGGCAACACCCGGGCATGAACAGCCCGCAGCTGCAGCAGATGCACCGCTACGACATGCCGGGCCTGCAGTACAGCCCCATGATGTCCACGGCGCAGACCTACATGAACGCCGCCTCCACCTACAGCATGTCCCCCGCCGCCTACGGCCAGCAGCCCTCCACGGCCATGAGCCTGGGCTCCATGAGCTCGGTGGTGAAGTCCGAGCCCAGCTCGCCTCCGCCGGCCATCACCTCACACTCGCAGAGGGCCTGCCTGGGAGACCTGCGGGATATGATCAGCATGTACCTGCCCCCGGGGGGCGACGCCACAGACCCTTCGgccctgcagggcagcaggttGCACAGTGTGCACCAGCACTACCAGAGTGCCGGGACTGCCGTGAACGGCACCGTACCACTAACTCACATATAA